In the Chryseobacterium sp. MYb264 genome, one interval contains:
- a CDS encoding transposase has translation MLGKIREDLQQNLFKTRLTELINMEHPVVKLAGEISWDKMESEFEKLFSENGRPSIAIRKIAGMLLLKEMFKESDESVIERWIENAYWQYFTGETFFQTEQPFDPSNFVHFRKRIGDKGLEFSFGTKRFSPSQSQNRR, from the coding sequence ATGTTAGGCAAAATAAGAGAGGATTTACAGCAGAATTTATTCAAGACCAGGCTTACGGAGCTTATTAATATGGAGCATCCGGTGGTAAAATTAGCTGGGGAGATTTCCTGGGATAAAATGGAGTCAGAGTTTGAGAAATTATTTTCAGAAAACGGAAGACCTTCTATTGCTATCCGTAAAATAGCAGGAATGCTTTTGCTCAAGGAAATGTTTAAAGAAAGTGATGAAAGTGTAATAGAGAGATGGATTGAGAATGCGTATTGGCAATATTTTACCGGAGAAACCTTTTTCCAGACAGAGCAGCCTTTCGATCCGAGCAATTTTGTACACTTCAGAAAAAGAATTGGAGATAAGGGTTTGGAATTTTCTTTTGGGACAAAGCGTTTCTCTCCATCCCAAAGCCAAAACAGAAGATGA
- the metG gene encoding methionine--tRNA ligase — MSNRKMITAALPYANGPVHIGHLAGVYIPADVYARFQRRLGKDVAFICGSDEHGIPITIRAKKEGVTPQDIVDKYHEIIKKSFSDLGISFDEYSRTTSKNHYETSQDFFKVLYEKGKFTEEMSEQYFDEQAGEFLADRYIVGTCPNCGNENAYGDQCEKCGSTLSPSELINPKSMLSGNVPILKETKNWYLPLNEYEDFLNEWIIEGHKDDWKPNVYGQVKSWLNDGLKPRAMTRDLNWGVPVPLPGAEGKVLYVWFDAPIGYISFTKEWAEKNGKDWKDYWQSEDSDLVHFIGKDNIVFHCIIFPSMMKAHGDYIMPTNVPAFEFLNLENDKISTSRNWAVWAHEYVEDFPGQEDVLRYALLSSAPETKDNNFTWKDFQTKNNSELVGIFGNFINRVAVLINKNFDGIIPEGNIDAPELAEIGEKAKEIRNYLEKYEFRNALTAFMNLARFGNKYLADEEPWKTVKTDLEKTKEILFIGSQIAVALGNLAEPFLPFTAQKIYDIFNVEQMNWEDVETSKVLIKGGHKINVAPLLFSQIADDVIEAQIQKLEDTKQNNKKTNPNANPMKDEITFDDFTKIDLRTATITEAEKVEKADKLLKLTVDTGVDVRTVVSGIAESFTPEEVIGKQVMILLNLAPRKIRGIESQGMLLLTTKPDGKLSFVTPDDSNVENGIEIG; from the coding sequence ATGTCAAACAGAAAGATGATTACGGCAGCTTTGCCTTATGCAAACGGACCGGTTCATATAGGACATTTGGCAGGTGTGTATATTCCTGCGGATGTTTACGCAAGATTTCAGCGAAGATTAGGAAAAGATGTAGCGTTTATCTGTGGTTCAGATGAGCATGGGATTCCTATCACCATCAGAGCTAAAAAAGAAGGAGTAACCCCTCAGGATATCGTCGACAAATACCATGAGATCATTAAAAAATCTTTTTCAGATTTAGGGATTTCATTTGATGAATATTCGAGAACAACTTCTAAAAACCATTACGAAACCAGTCAGGATTTCTTTAAGGTTTTGTATGAAAAAGGGAAATTCACGGAAGAAATGTCTGAGCAGTACTTCGACGAACAAGCCGGAGAATTTTTAGCTGATAGATACATCGTTGGAACTTGTCCGAATTGTGGAAACGAAAATGCTTACGGAGATCAGTGTGAAAAATGTGGTTCTACCCTTTCACCATCTGAGTTGATTAACCCAAAATCAATGTTAAGCGGAAATGTTCCTATTTTAAAAGAAACAAAAAACTGGTATTTACCATTAAATGAATACGAAGATTTCCTTAACGAATGGATTATTGAAGGTCATAAAGACGACTGGAAACCTAACGTTTACGGACAGGTTAAATCTTGGTTAAATGACGGGTTGAAACCTCGTGCGATGACCAGAGATTTGAACTGGGGTGTTCCTGTTCCACTTCCGGGTGCAGAAGGAAAAGTATTGTATGTATGGTTTGATGCGCCGATCGGATATATTTCTTTCACCAAAGAATGGGCAGAGAAAAACGGAAAAGACTGGAAAGATTATTGGCAAAGCGAAGATTCTGATTTAGTTCACTTTATCGGAAAAGATAATATTGTATTCCACTGTATTATCTTCCCTTCGATGATGAAGGCTCATGGCGATTATATTATGCCGACCAATGTTCCTGCTTTTGAATTCCTGAATCTTGAAAACGATAAAATTTCAACCTCAAGAAACTGGGCAGTTTGGGCACATGAATATGTTGAAGATTTCCCTGGACAGGAAGATGTATTGAGATACGCTCTTCTGTCATCAGCTCCGGAAACAAAAGATAATAATTTTACCTGGAAGGATTTTCAGACGAAAAATAATTCTGAATTAGTTGGAATTTTCGGAAACTTTATCAATAGAGTTGCTGTTTTAATTAATAAGAACTTTGACGGAATTATTCCTGAAGGTAATATTGATGCTCCAGAACTTGCTGAAATTGGAGAAAAAGCAAAAGAAATTAGAAACTATCTTGAAAAATATGAGTTCAGAAATGCATTAACAGCTTTCATGAATTTAGCAAGATTTGGAAATAAATATTTAGCTGATGAAGAACCTTGGAAAACAGTTAAAACAGATTTAGAAAAGACAAAAGAAATTTTGTTTATTGGATCTCAAATTGCTGTTGCATTAGGGAATTTAGCAGAGCCATTCTTACCTTTTACAGCACAGAAGATTTACGATATTTTCAATGTTGAACAGATGAATTGGGAAGATGTTGAAACTTCAAAAGTTTTAATTAAAGGTGGGCATAAAATAAATGTTGCTCCTTTATTATTCTCTCAAATCGCGGACGACGTCATCGAAGCTCAAATCCAAAAGCTGGAAGACACGAAACAAAACAATAAAAAAACAAACCCTAACGCAAACCCTATGAAAGACGAAATCACTTTTGATGATTTTACGAAAATTGACTTAAGAACAGCGACTATTACAGAAGCTGAAAAAGTTGAAAAAGCAGATAAATTACTAAAACTGACTGTCGATACAGGAGTTGATGTGAGAACTGTAGTTTCAGGGATCGCTGAAAGCTTCACTCCTGAAGAAGTTATTGGAAAACAAGTAATGATTTTATTAAATCTTGCACCAAGAAAAATCAGAGGAATTGAATCTCAGGGAATGTTATTATTAACAACAAAACCAGACGGAAAATTATCTTTCGTAACACCAGACGACAGTAATGTTGAGAATGGTATTGAGATTGGGTAA
- a CDS encoding sigma 54-interacting transcriptional regulator — translation MKNDITFKELKNSGYTDKTINQEIQANLIAKIKAKEPVFEGLWGYEDTVVPQLKKAILAGHHINLLGLRGQAKTRIARSMVNLLDEYMPIVKGSEINDSPFQPISKFAKDLLEELGDETPISWVHRSDRFFEKLATPDVNVADLIGDIDPIKAATLKLPYSDERVLHYGMIPRANRSIFVLNELPDLQARIQVSLFNILQEGDIQIRGFQLRMPLDIQFVFTANPEDYTNRGSIVTPLKDRIGSQIFTHYPTTIALARQITEQEAAISSEDRSQIQIPGLAKDLLEEVAFEARDSEYVDAKSGVSARLTISAMENLFAAAKLRLIETGAEKTTVRLLDFMSIIPSITGKIELVYEGEQEGADYVAKILIDKAVMLQFESIFPRVSKLEKEGIKTPYTDLIQWFNKNQLELNYADTDEEFYKKLSAVEPLNTLVEENAAEFSPEDKNFCKELVLWALTISKKLDKSENQATFTFDSADVRQLFRN, via the coding sequence ATGAAAAACGATATTACATTTAAGGAATTAAAAAATTCAGGATATACAGATAAAACCATCAATCAGGAAATTCAGGCTAATTTAATTGCAAAAATTAAAGCAAAAGAGCCGGTTTTTGAAGGACTTTGGGGATATGAAGACACGGTAGTTCCTCAATTAAAAAAGGCAATTCTGGCAGGACATCACATCAACCTTTTGGGATTGCGCGGACAGGCAAAAACGAGAATTGCCCGAAGCATGGTCAATCTTTTGGATGAATATATGCCGATTGTAAAAGGTTCTGAGATTAATGACAGTCCGTTTCAGCCGATTTCAAAATTTGCGAAAGACCTTCTTGAAGAGCTAGGTGATGAAACTCCGATCTCGTGGGTTCACCGGTCCGATCGTTTCTTTGAAAAACTGGCAACACCGGATGTGAATGTTGCCGATTTAATTGGTGACATTGATCCCATTAAAGCAGCTACTTTGAAACTTCCGTATTCCGACGAGCGTGTTCTACATTACGGAATGATTCCGCGTGCTAACCGTTCGATATTTGTATTGAATGAATTGCCCGATTTACAGGCGAGAATTCAGGTTTCATTGTTTAATATTTTACAGGAAGGTGATATTCAGATCCGTGGATTTCAATTGAGAATGCCTTTGGATATTCAGTTTGTGTTTACGGCCAATCCGGAAGATTACACCAACAGAGGAAGTATTGTAACCCCGTTGAAAGACAGAATCGGTTCGCAGATCTTTACGCATTATCCTACAACCATTGCGTTGGCAAGACAAATTACCGAACAGGAAGCAGCGATCTCAAGCGAAGACAGATCTCAGATACAAATTCCGGGACTTGCGAAAGATTTGTTGGAAGAAGTGGCTTTCGAAGCGCGGGACAGTGAATATGTAGATGCGAAAAGCGGGGTAAGTGCAAGATTAACGATCAGCGCTATGGAAAATCTTTTTGCAGCCGCAAAGTTGCGTTTAATAGAAACTGGTGCTGAAAAAACAACGGTTCGTTTGCTTGATTTTATGTCGATTATTCCTTCCATTACCGGAAAAATTGAATTGGTGTATGAAGGCGAACAGGAAGGTGCAGATTATGTGGCTAAAATATTGATCGATAAGGCCGTGATGTTACAGTTCGAAAGTATTTTCCCAAGAGTTTCAAAACTGGAAAAAGAAGGCATCAAAACGCCATACACTGATTTAATTCAATGGTTCAATAAAAATCAGCTGGAATTAAATTATGCTGATACAGACGAAGAGTTTTACAAAAAACTAAGTGCGGTAGAACCTCTTAATACCTTAGTAGAAGAAAATGCAGCTGAATTTAGCCCAGAAGACAAAAACTTCTGCAAAGAATTGGTTTTATGGGCATTAACGATTAGCAAAAAGTTAGACAAGTCTGAAAATCAGGCTACTTTTACTTTTGATTCTGCAGATGTGAGACAGCTTTTTAGGAATTAA
- a CDS encoding class I SAM-dependent methyltransferase → MKDLMGKAIWDFYHDENPEDLQTETSISELDELPVDYLFRDFEDMNDIEQKALELSQGKTLDIGAGAGSHSLYLQNERNLDVTALDISPKSIEVCQLRGIKQAVSQNMLEFSGETFDTILLLMNGTGIFESLGSIDIYLEKLHSLLNKNGQILIDSTDILYMFDKDYDGGVYIPAGGYYGELDYIVHYKGESEEPIKWLYLDFYTLKNAAENNGFNIEKVLQDEDSYLARLTKK, encoded by the coding sequence ATGAAAGATTTAATGGGCAAAGCGATTTGGGATTTCTATCATGATGAAAATCCTGAAGATCTGCAGACTGAAACTTCAATTTCTGAGCTGGATGAGCTTCCGGTGGATTATCTTTTCCGCGATTTTGAAGATATGAATGATATTGAACAAAAAGCTTTGGAACTATCTCAAGGAAAAACACTGGATATCGGAGCGGGAGCGGGTTCACATTCTTTGTATCTCCAAAATGAAAGGAATTTGGATGTTACTGCATTGGATATTTCACCAAAATCAATTGAAGTTTGTCAACTGCGCGGAATCAAACAAGCTGTTTCTCAAAATATGCTTGAATTTTCAGGAGAAACTTTCGACACCATTTTATTATTAATGAACGGAACCGGAATTTTCGAAAGTCTTGGAAGTATTGATATCTATCTTGAAAAGCTTCATTCTTTATTAAATAAAAACGGACAAATCCTTATTGACAGCACAGATATTCTGTATATGTTTGATAAAGATTACGATGGTGGAGTGTATATTCCCGCTGGCGGATATTATGGTGAATTAGATTATATTGTGCATTACAAAGGTGAATCGGAAGAGCCGATCAAATGGCTATATCTTGACTTTTATACATTGAAAAATGCTGCGGAAAATAATGGTTTCAATATTGAAAAAGTTTTGCAGGATGAGGATTCTTATTTGGCAAGATTGACTAAGAAATAA
- a CDS encoding vWA domain-containing protein, with product MTNKEFNFHKGFTFSKHIPEEISHFDRVFDVFKDLLTHTSGDIEEAFEWLDMLDKEYDIFNDEYSLEDFEEDLKKRGYIKEEDPEDGNSGTGKGKNILTPKLEAALREFALDQIFGKLKKTGIGNHRTTKTGVGDEKDGENRSFQYGDDLSLVNMTESLKNAQINNGISDLRMTEDDLIVEETKHKAQMSTVLMIDISHSMILYGEDRITPAKKVAMALVELIKRKYPKDSIDIIVFGNEAWPIKVKDLPYLQVGPFHTNTVAGLELAMDILRRKRNTNKQIFMITDGKPSCLRLPNGEFYKNSVGLDEMIVSQCLNKAAQARKLKIPITTFMIAQDPYLRQFVKEFTAQNKGKAFLTGLSGLGQMIFEDYEKNRIKRI from the coding sequence ATGACAAATAAAGAATTTAATTTTCATAAAGGCTTCACTTTCAGCAAACATATTCCGGAGGAAATTTCGCATTTTGACAGGGTTTTTGATGTTTTCAAAGACCTTTTGACGCACACTTCCGGGGATATTGAAGAAGCCTTCGAGTGGCTGGATATGCTGGACAAGGAATATGATATTTTTAATGATGAATATTCTTTGGAAGACTTTGAAGAAGACCTTAAAAAGAGAGGTTATATAAAAGAAGAAGATCCTGAAGACGGAAATTCGGGAACAGGAAAAGGTAAAAATATCCTGACTCCAAAACTGGAAGCTGCCTTGCGCGAATTTGCTTTGGACCAGATTTTTGGTAAGCTTAAAAAAACAGGAATCGGTAATCACAGAACGACTAAAACAGGCGTTGGCGATGAAAAAGATGGTGAGAACCGTTCGTTTCAATATGGTGATGATCTTTCATTAGTTAATATGACTGAAAGTCTGAAAAATGCCCAGATCAATAATGGAATTTCAGACCTTCGCATGACGGAAGACGACCTGATTGTGGAGGAAACGAAACATAAAGCGCAGATGAGCACGGTTTTAATGATCGACATCAGCCATTCCATGATTTTATATGGAGAAGACCGAATCACTCCGGCCAAAAAAGTGGCGATGGCTTTGGTTGAATTAATCAAGAGAAAATATCCGAAAGACTCGATCGATATTATCGTTTTTGGAAATGAAGCCTGGCCGATTAAAGTGAAAGATCTCCCTTATTTACAGGTCGGACCTTTCCACACGAATACGGTTGCCGGACTGGAACTGGCGATGGATATTCTCCGCCGAAAAAGAAATACCAATAAACAGATCTTTATGATTACCGATGGAAAACCAAGCTGTCTTCGACTTCCCAACGGTGAATTTTACAAAAACAGCGTCGGTCTGGATGAAATGATTGTTTCACAATGTCTCAACAAAGCAGCACAAGCCAGAAAACTGAAAATCCCAATCACGACTTTTATGATCGCACAAGATCCTTATTTGCGACAGTTTGTGAAGGAATTTACAGCTCAGAATAAAGGAAAAGCTTTCTTAACAGGTCTTTCCGGATTAGGACAGATGATTTTTGAAGATTACGAGAAAAATAGGATTAAAAGGATTTAA
- the glsA gene encoding glutaminase A yields MKKNSFLSAKGVLFAAVLSFNTVVYAQKTADISTISEKTLSTILEKNRAYYSQGKVADYIPELGKMDAKSIAFSVVGKDGKVLNTGDVKQKFTMQSISKIISLMVAVTERGEANVFDKMGYFGSDKPFNHFSNLETTGKPLNPMMNAGAILTTSLISGDGEKPFLKILDMVRYITKNPSIEYSKSVYESEKSTGHRNRGMFYLMKNNGLISGNEDQLDNYFKQCSIELTTEDLAKIGYFFANECVRFDGDSKYKNKDIARLVESQMLTAGMYEFSGEYSRTVGLPSKSGVGGGITVSVPGKIGIGVFSPALDGHGNSLAGYHMILDLVKQYDLSVF; encoded by the coding sequence ATGAAAAAAAATAGCTTTTTATCTGCAAAGGGAGTTTTATTTGCAGCGGTTCTGTCTTTTAATACGGTAGTTTATGCTCAAAAAACAGCCGATATTTCCACGATTTCTGAGAAAACATTAAGTACTATTCTCGAAAAAAACAGAGCGTATTATTCACAAGGTAAAGTGGCCGATTATATTCCTGAATTAGGGAAAATGGACGCGAAATCGATTGCCTTTTCGGTGGTAGGAAAAGATGGCAAAGTGTTGAATACCGGAGATGTGAAGCAGAAATTTACGATGCAGAGCATTTCGAAAATTATTTCGTTGATGGTAGCGGTGACTGAAAGGGGAGAAGCCAATGTTTTTGATAAGATGGGCTATTTTGGATCTGATAAACCGTTTAATCATTTTTCGAATCTTGAAACTACAGGAAAACCTCTTAATCCGATGATGAATGCAGGGGCGATTTTAACCACTTCTCTGATTTCGGGTGATGGTGAAAAGCCGTTCCTGAAAATTTTGGATATGGTAAGATATATTACCAAAAATCCTTCGATTGAGTACAGCAAATCGGTATATGAATCTGAAAAATCAACCGGACACCGTAACCGCGGAATGTTTTATCTGATGAAAAATAACGGATTGATTTCCGGAAATGAAGATCAGCTGGATAATTATTTTAAGCAATGTTCTATTGAATTAACGACAGAAGATCTTGCCAAAATAGGTTATTTCTTCGCCAATGAATGTGTTCGTTTTGATGGAGATTCTAAATACAAAAATAAAGACATCGCCAGATTGGTAGAATCTCAGATGCTGACGGCGGGAATGTATGAATTCAGCGGTGAATATTCCAGAACGGTTGGTTTACCGAGTAAATCGGGAGTTGGAGGCGGAATTACGGTAAGTGTTCCGGGGAAAATAGGAATTGGGGTTTTCAGTCCGGCATTGGACGGGCATGGAAATTCTTTAGCGGGTTATCACATGATTTTAGACTTGGTAAAACAATATGATTTAAGTGTATTCTAA
- a CDS encoding SusC/RagA family TonB-linked outer membrane protein, with the protein MRNFTTVLKIAPAFLLASSMMHAQTKDSITKEKKIEEVVLIGYGAKKKSDLTGSVTAISAKDFNEGSINSPEQLIQGKASGIQITNNGGAPGAGSTIRIRGGASLNASNDPLIVIDGVPVDAVGINGAANPLALINPNDIESFNILKDASATAIYGSRASNGVIIITTKKGTSGKLKLNYTTTTSVYEKMGNIKMLSTNQFRDVVMNNAEPAFQQLLGNSSTNWQNEIYQTALGFDNSVSLAGGIKNLPYRLSLGYLNQDGIIKTNNIERTTVSLNLNPKFFDKHLEINFNVKGTYAENRFKDDGSIGAAVVFDPTKPVYDPSFTKYGGYWEWLQANGDPNTNATKNPVSMLEQRWDLSYVRRVLGNVQFDYKFHFLPELRANLNLGYDYSDSNGSQRVLPSAAMNYYEKGTYRRYTQEKKNKLLDFYLNYLKTVESIKSTFDLTLGYSYQDWQRSEPFAPTIYGTGLSNPKSGRDLFTQNTLLSYFGRFNYTFNNKYLLTATLRRDASSRFSEDNRVGYFPSVALAWKIDQENFLKDSKVLSSLKLRLGWGQTGQQDIQNNDYPYLARYIISDAGAAYQIGDDFYNTLRAQGYDKNIKWETTTTKNIGLDFGFLKDRINGSIEVYEKESKDLLSIVPVPAGANLTNLLLTNIGDMRNRGIEANVNVRAIEKDNFSWEFNVNATHYKSEITNLASTEVLTGGISGGTGTMIQVHSQGYQPNAFYVYQQIYDTAGKPIEGAYVDRNGDGVINNSDLYKYKSPAPDVLIGFSTKFTYKNLDVGFTMRASIGNYVYNNVASQYGNLQGIKNNGYLQNIHTSYFDTGFNRAEYQSDYYVENASFIRMDNINLGYNFPSFISNSSKIRVFGSVQNAFVITKYSGLDPEVFNGIDNNLYQRPRIYSLGLNFQF; encoded by the coding sequence GTGAGAAATTTTACAACGGTATTAAAAATAGCGCCCGCATTTCTATTGGCAAGTTCAATGATGCATGCGCAAACCAAAGACTCCATCACCAAGGAGAAAAAAATCGAGGAGGTGGTATTGATTGGGTATGGAGCGAAGAAAAAGTCGGATCTTACGGGATCTGTGACTGCTATTTCTGCAAAAGATTTCAATGAAGGGAGTATCAATTCACCCGAACAATTAATTCAAGGTAAAGCTTCGGGAATCCAGATTACCAATAATGGTGGTGCTCCGGGTGCGGGATCTACAATAAGAATTCGGGGAGGTGCTTCTCTGAATGCCAGCAATGATCCTTTGATTGTTATCGATGGGGTTCCTGTAGACGCTGTGGGTATTAATGGTGCTGCAAACCCTCTTGCATTAATCAATCCTAATGATATTGAAAGTTTTAATATTCTGAAAGATGCATCTGCAACAGCTATTTATGGTAGTAGAGCGTCTAATGGGGTTATTATTATTACAACAAAAAAAGGAACTTCGGGTAAATTAAAGTTGAATTATACCACAACTACTTCTGTTTATGAGAAAATGGGAAACATTAAAATGTTATCTACTAATCAATTCAGAGATGTAGTAATGAACAATGCAGAACCTGCATTTCAACAATTATTAGGAAATTCCAGTACCAATTGGCAAAATGAAATTTATCAGACTGCATTAGGATTTGATAATTCAGTATCTCTTGCAGGAGGAATCAAAAACCTTCCTTATCGTTTGTCATTAGGATATTTAAACCAAGATGGTATTATCAAGACAAATAATATTGAAAGAACTACAGTTTCATTAAATCTAAATCCTAAGTTTTTTGATAAACATCTTGAAATTAATTTTAATGTAAAGGGAACTTATGCTGAAAATAGATTTAAAGATGATGGCTCAATAGGTGCTGCTGTAGTGTTTGACCCTACAAAACCAGTTTATGATCCTAGTTTTACAAAGTATGGCGGATATTGGGAGTGGCTTCAGGCGAACGGTGATCCTAATACAAATGCTACAAAAAATCCAGTTTCAATGTTGGAGCAAAGATGGGATCTTTCTTATGTAAGGAGAGTATTAGGAAATGTTCAGTTTGATTATAAGTTTCATTTTTTGCCTGAACTAAGAGCTAACTTGAATTTAGGGTATGATTATAGTGATTCTAATGGAAGTCAGAGGGTTCTTCCATCTGCTGCCATGAATTATTATGAGAAAGGCACTTATAGAAGATATACGCAGGAGAAGAAAAATAAACTTCTGGATTTTTATTTGAATTATCTTAAAACAGTGGAATCTATTAAGTCTACTTTTGATTTAACATTGGGGTATTCTTATCAGGATTGGCAGAGATCAGAACCTTTTGCACCAACCATCTACGGAACGGGATTAAGTAATCCAAAAAGCGGAAGGGATCTTTTTACTCAAAATACACTTCTTTCTTACTTTGGACGTTTTAATTATACTTTCAATAATAAATATCTTTTAACTGCAACTTTGAGAAGAGATGCTTCTTCCAGATTTAGTGAGGATAACAGAGTGGGATATTTCCCATCGGTAGCTTTGGCATGGAAAATAGATCAGGAAAATTTTCTTAAAGATTCTAAAGTTCTCTCCAGTTTAAAACTGAGATTGGGTTGGGGACAAACAGGGCAGCAAGATATTCAAAATAATGATTATCCATACCTAGCCAGATATATTATTTCAGATGCAGGAGCAGCTTATCAAATTGGTGATGATTTTTATAATACCTTAAGAGCACAGGGTTATGATAAAAATATTAAGTGGGAAACAACAACGACTAAAAATATAGGATTAGATTTTGGATTCTTAAAAGACAGAATTAATGGTTCTATCGAGGTTTATGAAAAAGAATCTAAAGACCTGTTAAGTATTGTACCTGTTCCTGCTGGAGCCAATCTTACCAACTTACTTCTTACTAATATTGGTGATATGAGAAACAGGGGGATTGAGGCAAATGTTAATGTAAGAGCTATTGAAAAAGATAATTTTAGTTGGGAATTTAATGTAAATGCTACACACTACAAATCTGAAATTACGAATCTTGCTTCAACAGAGGTTCTTACAGGTGGAATAAGTGGTGGTACAGGTACCATGATTCAGGTGCATTCTCAAGGATATCAACCCAATGCTTTTTATGTTTATCAGCAAATCTATGATACTGCCGGAAAACCTATTGAAGGTGCCTATGTAGACAGGAATGGAGACGGAGTGATCAATAATTCTGATTTATATAAATACAAATCTCCAGCACCGGATGTTTTAATAGGTTTTTCTACAAAGTTTACCTATAAGAACTTGGATGTAGGATTTACCATGAGAGCTAGTATTGGAAATTATGTATACAACAATGTGGCTTCCCAATATGGAAATTTACAGGGAATAAAGAATAACGGATACCTTCAAAATATTCATACCAGCTACTTTGATACAGGTTTTAACAGAGCTGAATATCAGTCAGATTACTATGTGGAAAACGCATCATTTATCAGAATGGATAATATCAATTTAGGGTATAATTTCCCTAGTTTTATTAGTAATAGTTCTAAAATAAGAGTTTTTGGATCTGTTCAAAATGCATTTGTTATCACTAAATACAGTGGTTTAGATCCGGAAGTTTTTAATGGTATTGATAATAATTTATACCAAAGACCAAGAATTTATTCTCTAGGACTTAATTTTCAATTTTAA